The nucleotide sequence TGTCCACCGGCTTGGTGATGTAGTCGGACGCGCCGGCCTCCAGGCACTTCTCCCGGTCTCCCTTCATCGCCTTGGCGGTGAGGGCCAGAATCGGCAGGTGGCTGACGCGCTCCATGCGGCGGATGGCGCGCATGGCCTGGTAGCCGTCCATCTCCGGCATCATCACGTCCATCAGCACCAGCTCGATGTCCGTGTCCTTCTCCAGCAGGCCGAGCCCCTCGCGCGCGCTCTCCGCGAAGGCCACCCGCATGCCGTAGCGCTCCAGCACGGTGTTGAGGGCGAAGATGTTGCGCACGTCGTCGTCCACCACCAGCACCTTGCGGCCGACCAGCAGGGGGTCTCTCTCGCGCGCCTTCTCCAGCATGCGGCGCTTGGGCTCGGTGAGCGCCGAGGGCGCGCGGTGGAGGAAGAGGCTCGTCTCCTCCAGGAGCCGCTCGGGACTCTGCGCGTCCTTGACGACAATGGCCTCCGCCACCCGCCGCAGCTCCGTCTCCTGGGAGCGCGTCAGCTCTCGGCCCGTGTAGACGATGATGGGCGGCCCGCCCGCGCCGTGCTGCTCGCGGATGCGGCGGATGAGCTCCGTGCCGGCCATGTCCGGCAGGCCCAAATCGAGCACCATGCAGTCGAAACGGCGCTCGGCCAGGGCGGCCAGCGCGTCCGCCGCGGTGCCGGCCGCCACCGTGCGGACGTCCTCGCTGCCCAGCAACTCCACCAGCGTCTGCCGGTGGACGTTGTCGTCCTCGACGATGAGCAGGGTGCGACCCTTCCGTTCCACGAAGCTCTTCAGCGCCTCCAGCGCCGCCGCGGCCACTTCCGGGTCCGCCGCCGCCTGCAGGTGGCCGATGGCGCCCAGGTTGAGCGCGCGCTCGCGGTGGTCCTCGTCCGACACGGTGTACACCGGCAGCGCCCGGGTGGCCGCGTCATGCTTCAGCCGGTCCAACACCACCCAGCCCGCCATCTCCGGCAGGTCCAGGTCCACGGCCACCGCCACCGGCCTCGCGTTGCGGACGGCGTCCAGCGCCCCCTCCACCTCCGTGGAGACGAGCACCTTGAAGCCCGTGCCCTGCGCCGCGGCCCGCAGCCGCGCCGCGTGGTCCGGCGTGTGCGTCACCGCCAGCAGCACCCGGTCTCCCGGCTGGATGGTGCCCCGGTCGTCGTCGATGTCCACCCGCGTCTGGGGGAAGGTCGAGGGCGCCTCCACCACCGCGGCGTGCAGCGCCGCGGCGACCGGCAGCGGCTCGCGGCTCTTCGACTCCTGCGGCTGGCGCTCCACCACGAAGTCCAGCGGTAGGTAGAGGGTGAAGATGCTGCCCTTGCCCACCTCGCTCTCCAGCCGGATTTCACCGCCCAGCAGGCGCGCGATTTCGCGGCTGATGGACAGCCCCAGGCCGGTGCCGCCGTACTTGCGCGCGGTGGAGCCGTCCGCCTGCTGGAACGCCTCGAAGATGATTTGATGCTTGTCCTTGGGGATGCCGATGCCCGTGTCCACCACGGTGAAGGCCACCACCGACGGGGCCGTGGTGAGCACCGGGTGGTCCGCCGTCCAGCCGCCCTTCGCCATGCCGATGCGCAGCGCCACCGAGCCGGACTCGGTGAACTTGAAGGCGTTGGACAGGAGGTTCTTGAGCACCTGCTGCAGGCGCTTGGCGTCCGTCTCCAGCTCGCCGGGCAGCGCGTCCGCCAGGCCGATGTTGAACTCCAGCCCCTTCTTGTCCGCCACCTGCCGGAAGGTGCGGTCCACGAACTCGCGCAAGTCACTGAAGCGCAGCGGCCCCACGTCCACCGCCATGGTGCCGGACTCAATCTTGGACAGGTCGAGGATGTCGTTGATGAGCTCCAGCAGGTCCGCGCCGGAGGCGTGAATCGTCTTGGCGAACTCCACCTGCCGCGACGTGAGGTTGCCCTCCACGTTGTCGCTGAGCGTCTGGCTGAGGATGAGCAGCGAGTTGAGCGGCGTGCGCAGCTCGTGGCTCATGTTGGCGAGGAACTCGGACTTGTACTTGGAGGTGAGGCTGAGCTGCTCGGCCTTCTCTTCGAGCGCGCGCTTGGCCTGCTCCACCTCGCCATTCTTGCGCTCCACCTCCGTCTTCTGCTCGGAGAGCAGCTTCGCCTTCTCCTGCAGCTCCTCGTTGGTGCGGCGCAGCTCCTCCTGCTGCCGCTTGAGCAGCTCCTCGGACTGCTGGAGCGACGTGGCCTGCTGCTCCAGCCGCTTGTTCGTCTCCGTCAGCTCCTCCTGCTGCTTGCGGAGCTCGTCGGTGAGCGCCTGCGACTGCTTCAGCAGCGCCTCCGTGCGCATGTTGGCGGCAATCGTGTTGAGGACGATTCCGATGGACTCCGTGAGCTGCTCCAGGAAGCCCAGGTGCACCTCACTGAAGCGGTGGAAGGAGGCCAGCTCGATGACGGCCTTGATTTCACCCTCGAAGAGCACCGGCAGCACGACGATGTTGCGCGGCACCTCTTCGCCCAGCCCGGAGGAGATGCGGATGTACGAGTCCGGCACGTCCGACAGGAGGATGGGCTCCTTCTCCAGGGCGCACTGCCCTACCAGCCCCTCGCCGTACTTGAAGCTGTTGGCCAGCCCCTTGCGCTCCCGGTACGCGTACGACGCCAGCAGCTTGAGGACGTGCTCCCCGCCCTCGGCGCGCTCGGAGATGTAGAAGACGCCGTGCTGCGCGTCCACCAGCGGCGCCAGCTCCGACAGGATGACCTTGGACACCGTGAGGAGGTCGCGCTGCCCCTGGAGGACGCGGGTGAACTTGGCCAGGTTCGTCTTCAGCCAGTCCTGCTCCGTGTTCTTCCGCGTGGTGTCCTTCAGGTTGCGGATCATCTCGTTGATGTTGTCCTTCAGGGCGGCCACTTCGCCCTGCGCGGACACGGTGATGAACCGCGTGAGGTCACCCTTCGTCACGGCGGTAGCCACCTCGGCGATGGCGCGCACCTGCGTGGTGAGGTTGGCGGCGAGCTGATTCACGTTGTCCGTGAGGTCGCGCCAGATGCCGGCCGTGCCGGGCACGCGGGCCTGGCCGCCCAGCTTTCCTTCGATGCCCACCTCGCGGGCCACCGTGGTCACCTGGTCGGCGAACACCGCGAGCGTGTCAATCATCCCGTTGATGGTGTCCGCCAGCTCGGCGATTTCACCCTTCGCGTCCACCACCAGCTTGCGCTTCAAGTCACCATTGGCCACCGCCGTCACCACCTTGGCGATGCCACGCACCTGGGTGGTGAGATTGGAGGCCATGCTGTTCACGTTGTCGGTGAGGTCCTTCCACGTGCCGGCGACGCCCTTCACCTCGGCCTGACCGCCCAGCTTTCCTTCCGTGCCCACCTCGCGCGCGACGCGCGTCACCTCGGAAGCGAACGACGAGAGCTGGTCCACCATGGTGTTGATGGTGTTCTTCAGCTCCAGGATTTCGCCCTGCACGTCCACGGTGATTTTCTTGGACAGGTCACCTCGGGCAACGGCCGTGGTGACTTCCGCGATGTTGCGCACCTGCGACGTCAGGTTGGACGCCATCGAGTTCACGTTGTCGGTGAGGTCCTTCCACGTCCCGGCAACGCCCTTCACGACGGCCTGACCGCCCAGCTTGCCTTCCGTACCCACCTCGCGGGCGACGCGCGTCACCTCCGAGGCGAACGAGTTGAGCTGGTCCACCATCGTGTTGATGGTGTTCTTCAGCTCCAGGATTTCACCGCGCACGTCGACCGTAATCTTCTTGGACAGGTCGCCATTCGCNNNNNNNNNNGGGCGACGCGCGTCACCTCCGAGGCGAACGAGTTGAGCTGGTCCACCATCGTGTTGATGGTGTTCTTCAGCTCCAGGATTTCACCGCGCACGTCGACCGTAATCTTCTTGGACAGGTCGCCATTCGCGACGGCCGTGGTGACTTCGGCGATGTTGCGCACCTGCGAGGTGAGGTTGGAGGCCATGGAGTTCACGTTGTCCGTGAGGTCCTTCCATGTGCCGGCCACGCCCTTCACCATCGCCTGACCGCCGAGCTTCCCCTCCGTGCCCACCTCGCGGGCCACGCGCGTCACTTCCGAGGCGAACGAGTTGAGCTGGTCCACCATCGTGTTGATGGTGTTCTTCAGCTCCAGCACCTCACCCTTCGCGTCGACCGTAATCTTCTTGGACAGGTCGCCATTCGCGACGGCCGTGGTGACTTCGGCGATGTTGCGCACCTGCGCCGTGAGGTTGGAGGCCATGGAGTTCACGTTGTCCGTGAGGTCCTTCCATGTACCGCCCACGCCCTTCACGACGGCCTGGCCGCCCAGCTTGCCTTCCGTACCCACTTCACGAGCGACGCGCGTCACTTCCGAGGCGAACGACGACAGCTGATCCACCATCGTGTTGATGGTGTTCTTCAGCTCCAGGATTTCACCGCGCACGTCGACCGTAATCTTCTTGGACAGGTCGCCCCTGGCCACGGCCGTGGTGACTTCGGCGATGCTGCGCACCTGGGCGGTGAGGTTGGAGGCCATGGAGTTCACGTTGTCCGTGAGGTCCTTCCACGTGCCGGCCACGCCCTTCACCTTGGCCTGTCCACCGAGCTTTCCGTCGGTGCCCACCTCGCGGGCCACGCGCGTCACCTCCGAGGCGAACGCGCCGAGCTGCTCCACCATGCCGTTCACCAGCCGGGCGGTGCGGAGGAACTCGCCCTTCAGGGGACGGCCATCCACCTCCAGCGCCATCGTCTGGGACAGGTCGCCCTTGGCCACCGCGCCGATGACGCGGCCCATCTCCGTGGTGGGCTGCACCAGGTCGGCGACCAGCGTGTTGACGGACTCGACGCAGTCCGCCCAGGAGCCCAGCGCGCCCGCGACGTTGCCGCGCTGGGTGATGCGGCCCTCCTTGCCGACGACGGTACCGATGCGCTCGAACTCGCGCGACATGCGCTCGTTGAGCTCGATGATTTCATTGAGCGTGTCGGCCACCTTGCCGGCGCTGCCCACCTTGTCCACCGGCATGCGGATGGTGAAGTCGCCCTTGCGGACGGCGGTGAGCACGCGCAGCAGCTGGCGAGAGTCCAACGCGTTGGCGTCGTCTTCCTCCCGGACCCGGGGCGGCGGAGGGGCCGCCACGGCAGGGCGGCGGGGGGAAACCTTCTTGGTGGTCATGTGAGCCCCTGGTCGGTCCGGGAACGGTGGAGCCATCGGCTGCCGTGGGACGGGAATCTCTCAGCGAGGCGGTGTTCTCTCGCATTGGCGCGGACTTGGGCCAGTCCCCCGGGCCGACCCGGCTGCCCACCAGGCGACAGTGCTCCCCTCAATTGTCGGACAGCGGACAGCCCCCAGGACGCACTGTGCGCGTCCGGTCATCCCGTCAGGAGACCTTCGCGCGCAGCCGCTCGATGAGCTCCGGAAGCTCACGCAGGAGCTCCTCGTCGGAGCGCTCCACCCAGGCCTTGATGTAGGAGGGCGTGGCGGGCTCGGCGGGCGCGGCCTCCATGGGCGGGGCCTTGCCCTTCAGCATCTGCCCCAGTGTGCGCATGCGCTGGGTGCGAGCCATGAGGCGGTGCGCCAGCGACTCCAGGGCCTGCACCGACTCCGCGTCCAGCGGCTGCGTCGCCAGCACCTCCCGCAGCAGCTGGAGCTGGCGATTCAGGGCGCTGTCGTGAACCGACCTGGAAATCTCCATGTTGCCTCCTGGCGCCACCGGCCCCACGCGAGCGCCCAAGCTAGGTCCTCCCTTCGAACCTTGGCTACCTGCTCCCCCCTCCCACCACGTCCACTCGCGAACAACTCCCCAGCCGGTTAGCATGACGGGGCAGTACCGCTTCACAATCCCAGTATCAGCGCATGCCATCGACCGAAGACTCACCGGGTGCCCGGCGCAACGGCTCCACGCCTCCGCCGCAAGACGCGCCCACCGTGCTCCCCACGCCGCCCCCGAAGAGCACGCTGGGGGTGTGGCTGCGCGGCTTCGGTCAGCTGTCGTCGCGAGAGGTGCTCGAGCTCGTCGAGCCGCTGAGCACCTTCCTGGAGCAGGCCGGTGCGCCCGCGGGCCGGGGGCTGACGGCGGACCGGGTGGTGCTGGAGGACGGGCTGGCGCGGCTGTCCGCGTCGCTCGCGCCCGGCGTGGGGGACGCGCCCCCGGAGCCGAGGGAGCGCGTCTGGCAGCTCGGAGCGCTCATCTATGAAGCGGCGGCGGGCCGGCCTCCGGACGCGTCGCTGACGCCGCTGGAGGGCGAGCTGGCGTGCCTCAACGCCCCGCTGTTCCGCTGCCTGGACGCGGAGCCGGAGGCGCGGTTCTCGGACCTCACCGAGGCGCGCAACGCCCTCCGCGCCGCGCTGGACCCGGGCGGCTCCGAGGCGACGTGGTTCCGCACGCCCCCGCCGGCCGTCACGCCTCCGCCTCCGTCCACCACGGCCCATCCGGTCGCCAACCTGGGAGAGGTGCTCGGCAACTACCAGCTGGAGCGCATCCTCGGCGAGGGGGCCATGGGCGTGGTGTTCGAGGCCCGGCACGTGCGGCTCGACAAGCGGGTGGCGGTGAAGATTCTCAAGCCCCAGCACGGCACGGACAGCTCGCTGGTGCAGCGCTTCTTCCAGGAGGCGCGGGCGGTCAACGCCATCAACCACGAGAACATCGTCGAAATCTTCGACTTCGTGGAGGAGCCCGCGCCCGCCCAGGCGATTCCCCGCTTCTACTGCGTGCTCGAGCTGCTCCACGGCGTCAGCCTGCGGCAGCTCCTCCAGAACGAGACGCCCAGCGTGCGGCGTGCGGTGCGCATCGTCGAGCAGCTCTGCGCCGCGCTCGGGGCCGCGCACCGCACGGGCGTCGTCCACCGCGACATCAAGCCCGACAACGTCTTCATGACGGCGCGCGGCAACGAGCCGGACTTCGTCAAGGTGCTCGACTTCGGCGTGGCGAAGCTCACGAGCGGGCGCCTCGCGTCGAACCCGGACACCTTCGCCGGCGCGGTGATTGGCACTCCGGGCTACATGGCGCCGGAGCAGGCGTCGGGCCTGGAGGTGGACGGCCGCGCGGACCTCTACGCGGTGGGCACGGTGCTGTACGAGTTGCTCGCGGGGCGGCGCCCCTTCGAGGCGCAGGACCTGGGCACGTGGGCGGTGGACCTCATCGTCCGGCCCCCGCCGCCCCTTCCCGAGCAGACGCCCGCTGGAGAGCCGATTCCTCCCGAGCTCGCGGCCGCGGTGATGCGCTGCCTGGAGAAGGACCCGGAGCACCGCTTCGCGTCCATGGACGCACTCGCCGCCGCGCTGCGGCCCTTCGCGCGCGAGCCGATTCCCCTCGTGGTGCCCGCCGTGCCGACGCCGACGCCAATGGCCCCGAGGCGCCGACGCTGGCCCTGGGCCGCCGTGGCCGGAGTGGCGCTGCTCGCGGTTCCCGGCGCGCTGGTCTGGTCGAGCGCGAAGCCACCTCCACCCCCGGTGGCGCCTCCCGTCATGGCCGTGCTGGAGCCGGTGGTCGTGCCCGCACAGCCGCGCGCCCCGGCCCCTGT is from Pyxidicoccus trucidator and encodes:
- a CDS encoding response regulator, which encodes ANGDLSKKITVDVRGEILELKNTINTMVDQLNSFASEVTRVAREVGTEGKLGGQAVVKGVAGTWKDLTDNVNSMASNLTSQVRNIAEVTTAVARGDLSKKITVDVQGEILELKNTINTMVDQLSSFASEVTRVAREVGTEGKLGGQAEVKGVAGTWKDLTDNVNSMASNLTTQVRGIAKVVTAVANGDLKRKLVVDAKGEIAELADTINGMIDTLAVFADQVTTVAREVGIEGKLGGQARVPGTAGIWRDLTDNVNQLAANLTTQVRAIAEVATAVTKGDLTRFITVSAQGEVAALKDNINEMIRNLKDTTRKNTEQDWLKTNLAKFTRVLQGQRDLLTVSKVILSELAPLVDAQHGVFYISERAEGGEHVLKLLASYAYRERKGLANSFKYGEGLVGQCALEKEPILLSDVPDSYIRISSGLGEEVPRNIVVLPVLFEGEIKAVIELASFHRFSEVHLGFLEQLTESIGIVLNTIAANMRTEALLKQSQALTDELRKQQEELTETNKRLEQQATSLQQSEELLKRQQEELRRTNEELQEKAKLLSEQKTEVERKNGEVEQAKRALEEKAEQLSLTSKYKSEFLANMSHELRTPLNSLLILSQTLSDNVEGNLTSRQVEFAKTIHASGADLLELINDILDLSKIESGTMAVDVGPLRFSDLREFVDRTFRQVADKKGLEFNIGLADALPGELETDAKRLQQVLKNLLSNAFKFTESGSVALRIGMAKGGWTADHPVLTTAPSVVAFTVVDTGIGIPKDKHQIIFEAFQQADGSTARKYGGTGLGLSISREIARLLGGEIRLESEVGKGSIFTLYLPLDFVVERQPQESKSREPLPVAAALHAAVVEAPSTFPQTRVDIDDDRGTIQPGDRVLLAVTHTPDHAARLRAAAQGTGFKVLVSTEVEGALDAVRNARPVAVAVDLDLPEMAGWVVLDRLKHDAATRALPVYTVSDEDHRERALNLGAIGHLQAAADPEVAAAALEALKSFVERKGRTLLIVEDDNVHRQTLVELLGSEDVRTVAAGTAADALAALAERRFDCMVLDLGLPDMAGTELIRRIREQHGAGGPPIIVYTGRELTRSQETELRRVAEAIVVKDAQSPERLLEETSLFLHRAPSALTEPKRRMLEKARERDPLLVGRKVLVVDDDVRNIFALNTVLERYGMRVAFAESAREGLGLLEKDTDIELVLMDVMMPEMDGYQAMRAIRRMERVSHLPILALTAKAMKGDREKCLEAGASDYITKPVDIEKLLSLLRVWLHAPRGAQPRGPRTEVSS
- a CDS encoding HAMP domain-containing protein; amino-acid sequence: MTTKKVSPRRPAVAAPPPPRVREEDDANALDSRQLLRVLTAVRKGDFTIRMPVDKVGSAGKVADTLNEIIELNERMSREFERIGTVVGKEGRITQRGNVAGALGSWADCVESVNTLVADLVQPTTEMGRVIGAVAKGDLSQTMALEVDGRPLKGEFLRTARLVNGMVEQLGAFASEVTRVAREVGTDGKLGGQAKVKGVAGTWKDLTDNVNSMASNLTAQVRSIAEVTTAVARGDLSKKITVDVRGEILELKNTINTMVDQLSSFASEVTRVAREVGTEGKLGGQAVVKGVGGTWKDLTDNVNSMASNLTAQVRNIAEVTTAVANGDLSKKITVDAKGEVLELKNTINTMVDQLNSFASEVTRVAREVGTEGKLGGQAMVKGVAGTWKDLTDNVNSMASNLTSQVRNIAEVTTAVANGDLSKKITVDVRGEILELKNTINTMVDQLNSFASEVTRVA
- a CDS encoding protein kinase domain-containing protein, with protein sequence MPSTEDSPGARRNGSTPPPQDAPTVLPTPPPKSTLGVWLRGFGQLSSREVLELVEPLSTFLEQAGAPAGRGLTADRVVLEDGLARLSASLAPGVGDAPPEPRERVWQLGALIYEAAAGRPPDASLTPLEGELACLNAPLFRCLDAEPEARFSDLTEARNALRAALDPGGSEATWFRTPPPAVTPPPPSTTAHPVANLGEVLGNYQLERILGEGAMGVVFEARHVRLDKRVAVKILKPQHGTDSSLVQRFFQEARAVNAINHENIVEIFDFVEEPAPAQAIPRFYCVLELLHGVSLRQLLQNETPSVRRAVRIVEQLCAALGAAHRTGVVHRDIKPDNVFMTARGNEPDFVKVLDFGVAKLTSGRLASNPDTFAGAVIGTPGYMAPEQASGLEVDGRADLYAVGTVLYELLAGRRPFEAQDLGTWAVDLIVRPPPPLPEQTPAGEPIPPELAAAVMRCLEKDPEHRFASMDALAAALRPFAREPIPLVVPAVPTPTPMAPRRRRWPWAAVAGVALLAVPGALVWSSAKPPPPPVAPPVMAVLEPVVVPAQPRAPAPVVLDVRSTPAGARVIQEDTGETLGVTPLQLTVSEPRALRFELRGYQPAEATARPEEGAHVAVTLNPNKPATKGGRGTATPRRGDRLTSPDATLDPFRK